The DNA region GGGGATTGATAAGCAAAATGGTATTAGCATTGAACTTAGTCGCACCACACCCAAAATGCTTGAAGAGCTTTTAAGGCTAGAAGTTCCAGAAATCAAAGATGGTGAAGTGGAAATTGTGGCTTGTGCGAGAATCCCTGGAGAGAGAGCAAAAGTTGCTTTAAAAACTGATTCAATGAAAGTTGATCCTGTTGGGGCGACTGTTGGTGTGAAAGGTGTGCGTATCAATGCAGTCTCCAAAGAGCTAAAAAATGAAAGCATTGATTGTATTGAATTTTCAAACCAACCTGAAATTTATATCGCAAGAGCGCTCTCACCTGCTTTGATTGTGAGCGTTGTAGTGGAGGATAAAAAGGCTGTTGTAAGTATTTCTAGCGAGCAAAAACCAAAGGCTATTGGTAAAAATGGAATTAATGTGCGTTTGGCTTCTATGCTGACGGGCTATGAGATTGAATTAAAAGAAATTGATCATGGCACTTTGGCTGATGGGCAAACAAAAGAGCCTGAAAAAAGTAATTTGGATATTCTTTCTTCTTTATTTAAAGAATAAGTTTTTACATTATTTTTAAAGGTTTTATGCGCTAGAATCGCATACTAAGACAAAGTATTTTAAGGTTTTTTTAAATGATTAGTTTTATGCAAAAACACAAAAAGTATCTGGTGATAACTATTTGGGTAAGCACGATTGCTTTTGTTGGTGCTGGTTTTGTGGGTTGGGGGAGTTATGATTTTTCTTCTACAAGCAATGCCGTAGCAGTTGTAGGGGAGAGTAAAGTTTCTATCAATGAAATGCAACGCGAATATTCTAGACTTTATGGTATTTATAATCAGCTAGTAGGTGGCACACTAGATGAAGAACAAGCCAAAAAAATGGGGATTGAAGAACAAGCCCTAAATAATCTAATCGTCAAAGCTTTAATGTTGAATTATGCCTATGATTTGGGACTAAGAGCAAGTAAAGAAGAGATTATACAAGAAATCACTTCTGCAGAAGCATTTCAAAATAATGGGCAATTTGATGAGCAAGTTTATAAGAAAATCTTACAGGAAAATCAGCTTAAACCAAAGGATTTTGAACAGAGCATTAAAGAAAACTTAATCCTAAAAAAACTTGATGCACTTTTAGATATACCACTTACACCCCTTGAGATAGAGACATTAGGTGCAGTGTATTCTATGGAAGATTTGGTGCATATTCAAGTGATTGATAAAAAAACTATTAATGTTAATCCAAACAATGAAGAGATTAAACGATACTGGGAAGAAAATAAAGATATTTACCAAACAGAGCGAGGATATGAGATTTCTAGTGTGTTTATTCCTTTAGATTCAGTTAAGATTCAAGAGAGTAATTTAAAAAGTTATTATGAAGATTTTAAGAATCAATTTTTGGATTCTGAGGGGCAAATAATCCCTTATGAGAAAGCTAGAGAGCAAGTGAGTGAGAAATATAAAGATGCTCAAGCCCAAAAAGAAGCTCTAAAAGAATATATTGCTTTGCGAAAAAATGAAAATCCTAAGGCAGAAAATTTGATTATTTATGAAGGAAATGGAGATTATGGTGCGGAGTTTATCAATCTTTTAAGTCAAGCTAAAGATCAAGAAACGCTAAAACCTATTAAAATCACTAAGGATAAGAAAAGTGGCTATATTACTGCTAAGATAACTAAAATTATACCTAGCAAACCCAAGCCTTATGAAGCAGCACAAGCTAATGCTAGAGAGGATTTTGTTAATGCTGAAAAAGTGCGCCTTTTAGAAGAGAAAGCTACTCAAAGTCTAGAGTCTTTTAAGGGTGTTGATGTGGGTTATGTTGGTTATGGAGAAACAAAAGCTTTAAAAGGTTTAACCAAAGAAGAATCGCAGGAATTCATTCAAGAGCTTATGAATAGAAAGGAAGAAAAAGGCTATATTTTGCTAGGAAATAAAGCAATTTTATATAAAATCTTTGATCAAAGGGTGAAAAATTCTGCTATAATTAGCCAAAATTTAGACTTTCTAATACAAAATGGGGTACAAATTAAAGCAAGAATGGTCGAAAAAGAATTCTTGGATTATTTATCAAAAACTTATAAAATAGTTAGAAAAATCTAAGGAAAATAATGGAGACGAATTATAAAGGAAGCGAATTGGAGCAGGTCATACTAGGAATCGACATAGGTTCTACTAAGATTTGTGCTGTAATTGCAAATTGTAGGGAAGGGATTCCGCATATTATAGGGACTGGATTTCATAAATCGCAAGGCTTAAAAAAAGGGACAATTACTAATATTGAACAAGCGAGCCGAGCGATTAAAGAGGCCGTCAATGATGCAAAGCGAGTTGCAGGAACAACTAATAACAAAGCAATTGTTTCAATTTCAGGTGCTTATACCAAAAGCACAGATAATTCTGGAGTTGTGAATATACCTAATAACGAAATTGGAATTAAAGAGATTAATCGCGCTATTCAAACGGCTCTCTATAATGCAACGATTCCTAATGAATATGAAGTGATTCATATCCTGCCTTATAATTTTAAGCTTGATGATCAAGATTTTATTGATGATCCTATGGGAATGACAGGAAGCCGATTGGAAGTTTCTGTGCGAATCATTACCGCACAAAAATCTAGTCTAGGAAATCTTAAAAAAGCTATTAAGGCAGCAGGAATTGAGATACAAAATATTGTGCTTGCTTCTTATGCTTCTTCTATTGCTGTTTTAAGCGAGGATGAGAAAAATCTTGGTGTAGCATGTATTGATATGGGTGGAAGCACTTGTGAAATGATGATACATGTTGGAAATTCATTACGCTACAATGACTTTTTGGGGGTAGGTTCTAATCATATTACTAATGATTTGGCAATGGCATTGCACACACCACAAAGTATTGCAGAACGCGTTAAGATAGAGTATGGCGGATTGTTGAGGGCAGAAGAAGAATCGGGAAATCTAATTGAAATACCAAGCATTGGTGGAGATGACAACTCAAAACATCAAGTTTCTCTATCAACTGTGTATAATGTAGTTTATGCGCGAGTGGAAGAAACGCTAATGATTCTTGAAAAATCATTAGAAAAAAGTAATCTTAAAGAACAGCTTGGAAGTGGGGTTGTCTTAACAGGTGGTATGGTGCAGTTAGAGGGCTTAAGAGAGCTTGCATCAGCTTTGTTTGGAATGCCAACAAGGATTGCCAAGCCAGTTGAGATAGATGGACTTTTTACGGATTTAAGGGGTCCGGAGTGTTCTACAGCCATTGGACTTATTTTATATGCCTCGGGAAAATATACAAACTATGAAATTGATTCAGAGAAAAGAATCCGTTATTGTAATGAAAAGCTAGAAGAGGGTGTAGGGCATTTTCACGATGGTATTAATTTGATGAATCCTCTAAGGGATAAAGCACATACGCCTAGCAGTCCTGTTAATAGTATTCCTAAGAGTGCTGCGGACATTAAGCAAGATCTTTCAGGAATCACAGAGATTAGAAAAATCACTACAAAAAATAACAATATTTTTGTGCAAATTTGGCAAAAACTAACACAAATGTTTTAATTTTGGGAAGGAGTAGATAAAGATGGTTGATGTTCAAGAAGTAAAACACGATTTTAATGCAAATATCAAGGTAATAGGTGTTGGCGGAGGTGGAAGCAATATGATTGGGCACCTTATTGCAACAGGCACTTATGATGGGATTGAACTTGCTGTAGCAAATACTGATGCTCAAGCAATTAGCACTTCTTTAGCGCCTGTAAGAATTCAGCTAGGTGCAAAACTCACCAAAGGTTTAGGAGCAGGCATGAAGCCACAAGTTGGTGAAGATGCAGCTTTAGAGAGTTATGAAGAGTTAAAAAAATTTTTAGAGGGCACGGATATTGTCTTTATCTCTGCTGGACTTGGTGGAGGAACAGGAACAGGAGCGGCACCTGTAATTGCAAAAGCCGCAAAAGAGGTGGGAGCTTTAACTGTTTCTATTGTGACTAAACCTTTTAGATGGGAGGGGCGCAAACGATCTGAATTAGCAGAAGAGGGTTATCGGAAGTTAAGAGCAGAGAGTGATTCTATTGTGGTGATTCCAAATGACAAACTTCTGTCTATTATTGACAAGAATCTTGGTTTAAAAGATAGTTTTAGAATTGTTGATGATGTTCTTGTAAGAGCGGTTAATGGTGTGAGTGGGGTGATTTTATCACATAGTGCAGGGGATATTAATGTGGATTTTGCTGATGTAAGAACCGTGATGAATCACAAAGGACTTGCCTTAATGGGTATTGGAGAAGCAAGCGGTGCAGATGCTGCTAAAGAAGCAGTAAAAATTGCCATTGAATCTCCTTTGTTTGATAATATGTCTATTAGTGGTGCAAAAGGCGTTTTGGTGCTTTTCTATCTTAATCCAGACTATCCAATGACAGAAATTTCTAATGCAATGGATGTGGTTTATGATAGCACTGATCCAGAAGCAGAAGTTATTTTTGGAACAACTACAGATGCAGCGGTGGAAAGAGATAAAGTAAGAATTACCATTGTGGCAACAGGCTTTGAAAAGGAAACTTCTCAAGCACAGACTACAAACAATGATGATAGCTCAACTTTAAAATTGGTAAATCCCAAGGATTTAAGTCAAAAAATCAATCAACAAACTTCGTTGGTGAATGCTAAAAAGAAAGTAAGTGGTGATGACTTTGCTAATGAAGAATATCTAGAAGTTCCTGCCTTCTTAAGAAGACAAATGGATTAAAGGAAGTTTTTTCCTTTATTCCACTGTTACGCTTTTTGCCAAGTTTCTTGGCATATCCACATCATTTCCTAATCTTACAGAAATTTCAAGTGCAAAAATTTGAAGCGCGACCATCATTTCAAAGAATTCTTCCATATAATGGTGAGATTTGGAAATTTTAATCCAATCATCGCAACCCTCATAATATTCTGCGCTTAATGCGCAAATCATCGCATCTCTAGCGCTTAATTCTTCAATATTGCTTTTGATTTTGTCATAAAGTAAGTTTTTTGGCATTAATGCAACACAGAATAATCCACTATCGGCTAAAGCAATAGGACCATGTTTCATCTCTCCACTAGGATAACCTTCTGCATGAAGGTAGCTAATTTCTTTGAGTTTGAGAGCCCCTTCAAGCGCAAGAGGATAAAAAATATCTCTCCCAATAAAAAAGAATCCATGCCCATGTAAATAGCGCCTGGCAAGTCTTTTGATGCGTTCGTGCATTTTTTTATTAACTTCAGTTAAGCGAGTAGCGTTAATCATTGTTTGGGTTTGTTGTTTGCATTCTTCTTTAGAGAGTAGATTTTTGGATTGCGCCAAATAACAAGATAAAATCCACAAAACCATTACTTGTGTAGCAAAAGCTTTGGTGCTTGCTACCCCTTTTTCGATTCCTGCTCTTGTAAGCAAACAAGCATCACTCTCCCTTACCATACTGCTATTATCAACATTGCAAATACTTATGGTTTTTAAATGGTTGTTTTTTGCTAGTTTTAGGGCTTCAAGTGTATCTGCAGTTTCACCACTTTGTGAAATAACAATAAATAGCTCATCTTTGTATAAAATAGGATTTTTATATCTGAATTCACTTGCAATTTCAACTTTGGTTTTGATTTTTGCTATTCGCTCTAGCAGATAGCTTCCCACAATAGCAGCGTGGTAGCTTGTCCCACAAGCACAAAGTGTGATGGAAGAAATATTATTGAAATCAAATTGATTAAGTTCTTCAAGGCTAAAGCTATCTTCACTAACTCTCCCCATCATAGTTTCTAATAAAACTTTATGTTGCTCATAGATTTCTTTTTCCATAAAGAAAGTAAATCCATCTTTTTGAGCAGAAAGTTTGTCTCCAGTTAGCTTTTTAATATTATGAAGCATTGAGAAGTTGTGAATATCCATTACACCTAAAGTGTTATCTTCAAGATAGCACACCTCTTTTGCAAGTCCTATTAGTGGAGCATCTGAGGAGGCAAAAAAGATTTCATCTTTTTCTCCCTTTCCTATGATAAGTGGCGATCCATTTTTGGCGTAAAAAACTTTATCGGGTGCCTTTTTTGTAATCAATAAGATAGCATAGGCTCCTTTTAAGTTAGCAATGGTTTGTTTAAAAGATTCTAGTGGATCGTCATTTTTTTCTAAGTAGGATTCAAATAAATGCACGATGACTTCGGTGTCAGTTTGTGAAATAAAATGATGCCCTTCTTTTTGAAGTATTTCTTTGATGCTTTGGTAATTTTCAATGATTCCATTATGCACAACATTACTAAATTTTCCAAAATGAGGGTGCGCATTGGCTTCTGTGGGTTTGCCATGAGTAGCCCAGCGTGTGTGTCCAATGCCCACTCCAAAACCTGTTGAAGTGAAATTTTCACATTTTCTTTCTAAATTAATGATTTTGCCTACAGTCTTAAAAGTATGTAAAACTCCTTGTGAAAGCACAGAGATTCCAGCAGAATCATAGCCTCTATATTCTAATTCTTTTAAGCCATTTAGTAAAAGTGATTTTTTTTCATTATTGCCAATGTATCCAACGATTCCACACATAATTATTCGCTCCCAAAATTAAGTATTTTATTGTGCCATAAAATGTGTAAATATAAGATAAAGAGAGGAAAGACAAGAAAGGGGAAGAGAGGCTAAATTTTTGCCTCTTCTCTTCTTTGAAGGTATTCCCAGCGTTCATTAACATCTTTTTGCCACTGCTCGATAATATGCTCATTTTCAGGTTTAAAAAGATGCTTGAATCTTGCTTGAGCACCAAGGTAATCACGCACAGGAACGATATTTTTAGGGCGGTAAGTGATTCTTAATTCGCGTCCATTGATGATTTCATAGAGGGGAAAAACTAAAGAATCGGTGGCTAAATCGCTCATTTCAATGGTTTGATTTGAAGGGAATCTCCATTCTGTGGTGCAGGCACTCATAGCATTGATAAAAGTTGGTCCTTCTGTCTCAATGGCAGTTTTGATTTTTTTGCTCATATCTTTCCATTTATTAGGGGCGACTTGCGCAACATAAGGAGATCCGTGTGCTGCCATAATAGAAAGTAGATCTTTTTTCTTGTCTTTTTTTCCGTAGCTAACGCGCCCTGCTGGAGTTGTTGTTGTAGAGGCACCAAGAGGTGTTGATCCACTGCGTTGTCCGCCTGTGTTGGCATACACTTCATTATCTAGGCAGATATAAGTAAAATCATGCCCTCTCTCAAAACAGCCGCTAATGAATTGAAAACCAATATCATAAGTTGAACCATCTCCCCCAAATGCTACGAATTTTGGTTCTTTATCGCTATAAAGACGATTTTTTCGCTTTAGGGCTTTATACATTGCCTCTGCACCCGCAATGGCAGTGGAGCTATTTTCAAAACCAATGTGAATCCAAGGAACATCCCAAGAAGTGTAAGGATAAACAGCTGTGCTAACCTCTAGACAGCCTGTTGAAGTTGCAATTAATAAAGGATAGTTAGTAGCATTTAAAACTTCTCGAACAATGATTCCGTGTGCACAGCCCGGACAGAGTAAATTAGCACCTTCAAATCTTTCAGCTGCTTTTGAAAATTGTTTTAAATTTTTAATCTCACTCATAGTATTCTCCTTAGTTATAGCCC from Helicobacter colisuis includes:
- the glmS gene encoding glutamine--fructose-6-phosphate transaminase (isomerizing), producing MCGIVGYIGNNEKKSLLLNGLKELEYRGYDSAGISVLSQGVLHTFKTVGKIINLERKCENFTSTGFGVGIGHTRWATHGKPTEANAHPHFGKFSNVVHNGIIENYQSIKEILQKEGHHFISQTDTEVIVHLFESYLEKNDDPLESFKQTIANLKGAYAILLITKKAPDKVFYAKNGSPLIIGKGEKDEIFFASSDAPLIGLAKEVCYLEDNTLGVMDIHNFSMLHNIKKLTGDKLSAQKDGFTFFMEKEIYEQHKVLLETMMGRVSEDSFSLEELNQFDFNNISSITLCACGTSYHAAIVGSYLLERIAKIKTKVEIASEFRYKNPILYKDELFIVISQSGETADTLEALKLAKNNHLKTISICNVDNSSMVRESDACLLTRAGIEKGVASTKAFATQVMVLWILSCYLAQSKNLLSKEECKQQTQTMINATRLTEVNKKMHERIKRLARRYLHGHGFFFIGRDIFYPLALEGALKLKEISYLHAEGYPSGEMKHGPIALADSGLFCVALMPKNLLYDKIKSNIEELSARDAMICALSAEYYEGCDDWIKISKSHHYMEEFFEMMVALQIFALEISVRLGNDVDMPRNLAKSVTVE
- a CDS encoding peptidylprolyl isomerase, producing MISFMQKHKKYLVITIWVSTIAFVGAGFVGWGSYDFSSTSNAVAVVGESKVSINEMQREYSRLYGIYNQLVGGTLDEEQAKKMGIEEQALNNLIVKALMLNYAYDLGLRASKEEIIQEITSAEAFQNNGQFDEQVYKKILQENQLKPKDFEQSIKENLILKKLDALLDIPLTPLEIETLGAVYSMEDLVHIQVIDKKTINVNPNNEEIKRYWEENKDIYQTERGYEISSVFIPLDSVKIQESNLKSYYEDFKNQFLDSEGQIIPYEKAREQVSEKYKDAQAQKEALKEYIALRKNENPKAENLIIYEGNGDYGAEFINLLSQAKDQETLKPIKITKDKKSGYITAKITKIIPSKPKPYEAAQANAREDFVNAEKVRLLEEKATQSLESFKGVDVGYVGYGETKALKGLTKEESQEFIQELMNRKEEKGYILLGNKAILYKIFDQRVKNSAIISQNLDFLIQNGVQIKARMVEKEFLDYLSKTYKIVRKI
- the ftsZ gene encoding cell division protein FtsZ, which codes for MVDVQEVKHDFNANIKVIGVGGGGSNMIGHLIATGTYDGIELAVANTDAQAISTSLAPVRIQLGAKLTKGLGAGMKPQVGEDAALESYEELKKFLEGTDIVFISAGLGGGTGTGAAPVIAKAAKEVGALTVSIVTKPFRWEGRKRSELAEEGYRKLRAESDSIVVIPNDKLLSIIDKNLGLKDSFRIVDDVLVRAVNGVSGVILSHSAGDINVDFADVRTVMNHKGLALMGIGEASGADAAKEAVKIAIESPLFDNMSISGAKGVLVLFYLNPDYPMTEISNAMDVVYDSTDPEAEVIFGTTTDAAVERDKVRITIVATGFEKETSQAQTTNNDDSSTLKLVNPKDLSQKINQQTSLVNAKKKVSGDDFANEEYLEVPAFLRRQMD
- a CDS encoding thiamine pyrophosphate-dependent enzyme; protein product: MSEIKNLKQFSKAAERFEGANLLCPGCAHGIIVREVLNATNYPLLIATSTGCLEVSTAVYPYTSWDVPWIHIGFENSSTAIAGAEAMYKALKRKNRLYSDKEPKFVAFGGDGSTYDIGFQFISGCFERGHDFTYICLDNEVYANTGGQRSGSTPLGASTTTTPAGRVSYGKKDKKKDLLSIMAAHGSPYVAQVAPNKWKDMSKKIKTAIETEGPTFINAMSACTTEWRFPSNQTIEMSDLATDSLVFPLYEIINGRELRITYRPKNIVPVRDYLGAQARFKHLFKPENEHIIEQWQKDVNERWEYLQRREEAKI
- the ftsA gene encoding cell division protein FtsA — protein: MEQVILGIDIGSTKICAVIANCREGIPHIIGTGFHKSQGLKKGTITNIEQASRAIKEAVNDAKRVAGTTNNKAIVSISGAYTKSTDNSGVVNIPNNEIGIKEINRAIQTALYNATIPNEYEVIHILPYNFKLDDQDFIDDPMGMTGSRLEVSVRIITAQKSSLGNLKKAIKAAGIEIQNIVLASYASSIAVLSEDEKNLGVACIDMGGSTCEMMIHVGNSLRYNDFLGVGSNHITNDLAMALHTPQSIAERVKIEYGGLLRAEEESGNLIEIPSIGGDDNSKHQVSLSTVYNVVYARVEETLMILEKSLEKSNLKEQLGSGVVLTGGMVQLEGLRELASALFGMPTRIAKPVEIDGLFTDLRGPECSTAIGLILYASGKYTNYEIDSEKRIRYCNEKLEEGVGHFHDGINLMNPLRDKAHTPSSPVNSIPKSAADIKQDLSGITEIRKITTKNNNIFVQIWQKLTQMF